CGCTCCTTGGGATTTATTATGTGCTGTACCATATGATAGCCGGGAGGAAGCAGCTGCCGCTGAACAGAGATTAAAGGCCGCCAAAAGTCGCAGAGTAATCGAGAAGTATATCGCTCAATCGGTAGAGTCCCGGCGAATCTTGGATTCGCCGGGATAAACTCTGTGGCTGTCAATCAGCTTGGTTGTAGGTGAGTTTACCCCGATG
The nucleotide sequence above comes from Candidatus Neomarinimicrobiota bacterium. Encoded proteins:
- a CDS encoding GIY-YIG nuclease family protein — its product is MTYVYVLRSKPTGHYYIGISSNPIKRLQQHNSGHSISTKAYAPWDLLCAVPYDSREEAAAAEQRLKAAKSRRVIEKYIAQSVESRRILDSPG